A genomic region of Papaver somniferum cultivar HN1 chromosome 7, ASM357369v1, whole genome shotgun sequence contains the following coding sequences:
- the LOC113299716 gene encoding auxin-responsive protein IAA14-like: MDTLPIKLPESDTKGLMNFKETELTLGLPGESRTSDRENLNGEGKMNNLKRGFSETIDLKLGTDKDCRGDDEIQSEIQRSGKVPARKAQVVGWPPVRSFRKNITTKKTSCTYVKVGLDGAPYLRKVDLEMYASYQELLDAVEKMFTITRNQNKLMDPVNGTEYVPTYEDKDGDWMLVGDVPWKMFVESCRRIRLMKSSEAGCLAPRTPPKCT; this comes from the exons ATGGATACGTTGCCGATAAAGTTACCGGAATCTGATACCAAAGGTTTGATGAATTTCAAGGAGACGGAATTAACTTTAGGTTTGCCTGGTGAATCAAGAACAAGTGACAGGGAAAATCTCAATGGAGAAGGAAAAATGAATAATCTGAAACGTGGATTTTCTGAAACAATTGATCTCAAGCTCGGAACTGATAAAGATTGTCGTGGCGACGATGAAATTCAGTCGGAAATTCAGAGATCTGGAAAAGTTCCTGCTCGCaa gGCACAGGTTGTTGGGTGGCCGCCGGTGAGGTCATTTAGAAAGAATATTACCACGAAGAAGACGAGTTGTACGTATGTTAAAGTAGGATTAGATGGAGCACCTTATTTAAGGAAAGTGGATCTGGAGATGTATGCTTCTTATCAAGAACTTCTTGATGCTGTTGAAAAAATGTTCACCATTACTC gtaatcaaaataaattaatggatccagtaAATGGAACTGAATATGTACCAACTTATGAAGATAAAGATGGTGATTGGATGTTAGTCGGTGATGTTCCATGGAA GATGTTTGTTGAATCATGTAGAAGAATCCGATTAATGAAAAGTTCAGAGGCAGGTTGTTTAG CTCCCAGAACACCTCCTAAATGCACATGA